Proteins from a genomic interval of Ficedula albicollis isolate OC2 chromosome 9, FicAlb1.5, whole genome shotgun sequence:
- the GPR160 gene encoding probable G-protein coupled receptor 160, whose translation MAARLCENGSGQYHCTHASRPLEISYMLVLIMLGKVFLDFFMLQIKPKPVKVSFMGYFCISVALLDFTVLLSICFIFCFEDFALWGVRFTEYHICLFTQITSLTYGILPYPVYLVAALDYYTTVSQTSQFPTRARRLLYVFAVAVIWISVVFCTLQVPAVSEDLEMHDSVSPAQCPLSGSLQSYSVSCAMVLLLGTALLARCKEVTTMLLSARLLSFSSQPVLMFSYVPNSNTCLKWQLLSRLLLCFLGTWAPFVVLQVVVLLLGVQIPAYVEMNVPWLYFINSFLLAAAYWCRCHDVELTEEGWCTDPFVSWKFCFMPFNNESTEPADKPGTVIVIC comes from the coding sequence ATGGCTGCCAGACTCTGTGAAAATGGTTCTGGACAGTACCACTGCACCCATGCCAGCCGACCTCTTGAAATCAGCTACATGTTGGTCCTGATTATGCTTGGAAAAGTCTTCCTTGATTTCTTCATGTTGCAAATTAAGCCCAAGCCTGTGAAAGTCAGTTTTATGGGATACTTTTGCATTTCGGTGGCACTTCTCGatttcacagtgctgctgagtatctgtttcattttctgttttgaggaTTTTGCACTCTGGGGCGTACGATTCACAGAGTACCACATCTGCCTCTTCACTCAGATCACTTCTCTGACCTATGGGATTTTGCCTTACCCAGTGTATCTTGTGGCTGCTCTGGATTATTACACCACAGTCTCCCAAACATCCCAGTTCCCTACCAGAGCTCGGAGGTTACTTTATGTATTCGCCGTGGCGGTTATCTGGATTTCCGTGGTTTTCTGCACTCTCCAAGTTCCTGCTGTCTCTGAAGATCTGGAAATGCACGACAGCGTTTCCCCTGCCCAGTGCCCTCTCtctggcagcctgcagagctACTCGGTGTCCTGTgccatggtgctgctgctgggcacggCGCTCCTGGCTCGCTGCAAGGAGGTGACAACCATGCTGCTGTCTGCCAGgctcctctccttttccagccagcctgtgctgatgtTCTCCTATGTTCCTAACAGCAACACTTGCTTGaagtggcagctgctgagcaggctCCTCCTGTGTTTCCTTGGCACTTGGGCACCGTTTGTTGTTCTCCAGGTCGTGGTTCTGCTCCTGGGTGTGCAGATCCCAGCCTATGTGGAGATGAACGTGCCCTGGCTGTACTTCATCAACAGctttctcctggctgcagcctaCTGGTGCCGGTGCCACGATGTGGAGCTGACAGAGGAGGGGTGGTGCACAGACCCCTTTGTCAGctggaaattctgctttatGCCGTTCAACAATgaaagcacagagccagctgATAAGCCAGGCACAGTAATTGTCATCTGTTAA
- the SEC62 gene encoding translocation protein SEC62, translated as MMGHRVDYFIASKAVDCLLDSKWAKAKKGEEALFTTRESVVDYCNRLLKKQFFHRALKVMKMKPDKDTKKEKEKGKAETGKEEEKKSKKESGKDEKAKKEKEKEKKKDGEKDECKKDDTPGTPKKKETKRKFKLEPHEDQVFLDGNEVYVWIYDPVHFKTFAMGLVLVIAVIAATLFPLWPAEMRVGVYYLSVGAGCFVASILLLAVARCILFLIIWLITGGRHHFWFLPNLTADVGFIDSFRPLYTHEYKGPKADLKKEEKAESKKQQKYDSEEKSDSEKKEEEDGKTEGTRNSGTDGSGGERHSDTDSDRREDDRSQHSSGNGNDFEMITKEELEQQTDEGDCEEEEEEDTESGPSHGKS; from the exons ATGATGGGCCACCGAGTGGATTATTTTATTG ctTCAAAAGCTGTGGATTGCCTCCTGGATTCTAAATGGGCAAAGgcaaagaaaggagaggaggcTCTCTTTACAACCCGAGAGTCTGTAGTTGATTACTGCAACAG ACTCCTGAAAAAACAGTTCTTTCATCGAGCATTGAAAGTGATGAAAATGAAACCTGACAAGgatacaaagaaagaaaaggaaaaaggaaaggctgagaccgggaaagaagaggagaaaaagagcaagaaggAAAGTGGCAAAGATGAAAAAGctaagaaggagaaagaaaaggaaaagaagaaagatggtGAAAAAGATGAGTGTAAGAAG GATGACACCCCAGGAACAcccaagaaaaaggaaactaaGAGGAAATTTAAACTTGAGCCACATGAAGACCAAGTTTTCTTGGATGGAAATGAG GTCTATGTGTGGATCTATGACCCCGTTCACTTTAAAACTTTTGCCATGGGACTTGTACTTG tGATTGCCGTTATAGCCGCCACCCTGTTCCCGCTCTGGCCAGCCGAGATGCGCGTCGGTGTTTATTACCTCAGCGTGGGCGCCGGCTGCTTTGTCGCCAGTATTCTGCTCCTGGCCGTCG CTCGCTGCATCCTTTTCCTTATCATCTGGCTCATCACTGGAGGAAGGCATCACTTCTGGTTCCTGCCAAACCTCACAGCAGATGTGGGATTCATTGACTCCTTCAGGCCCCTGTACACACACGAATACAAAGGACCAAAAGCAGACttaaagaaagaggaaaaagcagaatccaaaaagcagcaaaaatacGACAGCGAGGAGAAATCAGATAgtgagaagaaggaagaggaggatgggAAAACAGAAGGCACAAGGAACTCGGGAACAGACGGCTCAGGAGGAGAGCGACATTCAGACACTGACAGTGACAGGCGCGAAGATGACAGGTCCCAGCACAGTAGTGGCAATGGAAACGACTTTGAAATGATCACAAAAGAGGAACTGGAACAGCAAACAGATGAAGGGGAttgtgaggaggaagaggaggaagataCTGAAAGTGGGCCTTCACATGGAAAATCATAA